From the genome of Pseudoliparis swirei isolate HS2019 ecotype Mariana Trench chromosome 10, NWPU_hadal_v1, whole genome shotgun sequence, one region includes:
- the ints13 gene encoding integrator complex subunit 13 isoform X2 encodes MKMFSVAHKTVFVVDHCPYMAESSRQQVECDVLTKSRAQGVIPLAPVSKSLWTCAVECSMEYCRILYDVYPLHKLINYIVSDSEFHILNSWRQEDQSTHELMSALAAVGPPNPREDPECCSILHGLVAAVESLSKITELQHERRTSMMDTAERVANRGRIICLTNAKSDTHVRMLEDCIQETILDQNKLAAGSDRLMVIQQCDLILVHIHPQGEDTLVSDRPKKEISPLLTSEVHCVRAGRHLSTKLNILVQQNFDLASTTITNIPMKEEQHANTSANYDVELLHHRDAHLEFFKSGDLHMAGTSTRENGLKETITLKWCTPRTNSIELHYCTGAYRISPTDVNSRPSSCLTNFLLNGRSVLLEQPRKSGSKVISHMLSSHGGEIFLHVLNSNRSTLEDPPSISEGCGGRVTDYRITDFGEFMRENRLTHVSESSHNPSGKLPVERAKSQLERHTRYWPMIISQTTIFNMQAVVPLANLIVKETLSEEDVLTCQKTVYNLVDMERKNDPLPISTVGSRGKGPKRDEQYRIMWNELETLVKTHSGATDRHQRVLDCIIACRSKPPEEEERKKRGRKREDREDKTEKNGSKDTDDKSWQESERLKGLLDKEEQESEVIKDSPDSPEPLNKKPRLCTEEVQPPERAKGPVSLLTMWSNRITVANSRKHQEFVGRVSSVNNKFELYQQLKDENGMDVHENGKASR; translated from the exons ATGAAGATGTTTTCGGTGGCTCACAAGACTGTCTTTGTGGTGGACCACTGTCCCTACATGGCAGAGTCGAGTCGACAGCAGGTGGAGTGTGATGTGCTGACAAAGAGTCGAGCTCAAGGGGTTATTCCTTTGGCCCCTGTGTCCAAGTCCCTGTGGACCTGTGCTGTGGAGTGCTCCATGGAGTACTGCCGGATCCTCTACGATGTGTACCCACTGCACAAACTG attaaTTATATTGTGAGTGATTCCGAGTTCCACATCTTGAATAGCTGGAGGCAGGAAGACCAAAGCACTCATGAG CTCATGTCGGCTCTTGCAGCTGTCGGGCCACCGAACCCACGCGAGGATCCCGAGTGTTGCAGCATCCTGCATGGCCTGGTTGCTGCGGTGGAGTCGTTGAGCAAGATCACAGAGTTGCAGCACGAGAGGCGCACCAGCATGATGGACACAGCTGAGAGAGTTGCAAATAGGGGTCGTATTATCTGCTTAACCAATGCTAAAAG TGATACTCATGTGCGGATGTTGGAAGACTGCATCCAAGAGACGATTTTAGACCAAAACAAGCTGGCAGCAGGTTCAGACAG GCTGATGGTCATCCAGCAGTGTGACCTGATCTTAGTTCACATCCACCCACAGGGTGAGGACACGCTGGTGTCTGACCGACCGAAGAAAGAG ATCTCCCCTCTGCTCACCAGCGAGGTTCACTGCGTTCGTGCCGGGCGCCACCTTTCCACCAAACTCAACATTCTTGTCCAGCAGAACTTTGACTTGGCCTCCACCACCATAACAAACATCCCAATGAAG GAGGAGCAGCACGCCAACACATCGGCCAATTATGACGTCGAGCTCCTGCATCACCGAGACGCTCACCTGGAGTTCTTCAAAAGTG gAGACTTGCATATGGCCGGCACCAGCACCCGAGAAAACGGACTGAAAGAGACAATCACACTGAAATGGTGCACTCCGCGAACCAACAGCATAG AGCTGCATTACTGTACGGGAGCTTACCGCATCTCCCCCACAGACGTAAACAGTCGTCCCTCGTCATGTTTAACAAACTTTCTCCTCAACG GTCGATCGGTGCTGCTGGAGCAGCCGAGGAagtcggggtcaaaggtcatcagcCACATGCTCAGCAGCCACGGAGGCGAGATCTTCCTGCACGTGCTCAACAGCAACCGCTCCACGCTGGAGGACCCgccctccatcagcgagggctgTGGAGGCCGAGTGACCGACTACCGTATCACT GATTTCGGTGAATTTATGAGGGAGAACCGGCTCACTCACGTTTCAGAGTCTTCCCATAATCCTTCGgggaagctgccagttgagagGGCCAAGTCTCAGCTGGAACGCCACACTCGATACTGGCCAATGATCATCTCCCAGACGACCATCTTCAACATGCAGGCA GTGGTTCCTTTAGCTAACCTGATAGTGAAAGAGACTTTGTCTGAGGAGGATGTTCTGACCTGCCAGAAGACAGTTTACAACCTGGTGGACATGGAGAGGAAGAACGACCCTCTCCCTATTTCCACCGTGGGATCCAGAGGCAAAGGCCCAAAGAG AGATGAACAGTATCGTATAATGTGGAACGAGCTTGAGACGTTAGTGAAAACTCACTCCGGCGCCACTGACAGACACCAGCGGGTTCTGGACTGCATCATTGCCTGTCGCAGCAAAcctcctgaggaggaggagaggaagaagagagggaggaagagggaggataGGGAAGACAAGACAGAGAAGAACGGCAGCAAGGACACGGATGACAAAAGCTGGCAGGAGTCCGAGAG ACTTAAAGGTTTGCTAGATAAAGAAGAGCAAGAGTCGGAGGTGATCAAGGATTCCCCGGACTCTCCGGAGCCGCTCAACAAGAAGCCGCGCCTCTGCACGGAGGAGGTTCAGCCTCCGGAGAGAGCAAAAG GTCCGGTGTCGCTCCTTACCATGTGGAGCAATCGCATCACCGTCGCCAATTCCAGGAAGCACCAAGAGTTTGTCGGAAGAGTGAGCTCCGTCAACAACAAGTTTGAGTTGTACCAGCAGCTCAAAGACGAAAATGG GATGGATGTCCATGAAAACGGCAAGGCCTCTAGATGA
- the ints13 gene encoding integrator complex subunit 13 isoform X1: MKMFSVAHKTVFVVDHCPYMAESSRQQVECDVLTKSRAQGVIPLAPVSKSLWTCAVECSMEYCRILYDVYPLHKLINYIVSDSEFHILNSWRQEDQSTHELMSALAAVGPPNPREDPECCSILHGLVAAVESLSKITELQHERRTSMMDTAERVANRGRIICLTNAKSDTHVRMLEDCIQETILDQNKLAAGSDRLMVIQQCDLILVHIHPQGEDTLVSDRPKKEISPLLTSEVHCVRAGRHLSTKLNILVQQNFDLASTTITNIPMKPTLNVCEQEEQHANTSANYDVELLHHRDAHLEFFKSGDLHMAGTSTRENGLKETITLKWCTPRTNSIELHYCTGAYRISPTDVNSRPSSCLTNFLLNGRSVLLEQPRKSGSKVISHMLSSHGGEIFLHVLNSNRSTLEDPPSISEGCGGRVTDYRITDFGEFMRENRLTHVSESSHNPSGKLPVERAKSQLERHTRYWPMIISQTTIFNMQAVVPLANLIVKETLSEEDVLTCQKTVYNLVDMERKNDPLPISTVGSRGKGPKRDEQYRIMWNELETLVKTHSGATDRHQRVLDCIIACRSKPPEEEERKKRGRKREDREDKTEKNGSKDTDDKSWQESERLKGLLDKEEQESEVIKDSPDSPEPLNKKPRLCTEEVQPPERAKGPVSLLTMWSNRITVANSRKHQEFVGRVSSVNNKFELYQQLKDENGMDVHENGKASR, encoded by the exons ATGAAGATGTTTTCGGTGGCTCACAAGACTGTCTTTGTGGTGGACCACTGTCCCTACATGGCAGAGTCGAGTCGACAGCAGGTGGAGTGTGATGTGCTGACAAAGAGTCGAGCTCAAGGGGTTATTCCTTTGGCCCCTGTGTCCAAGTCCCTGTGGACCTGTGCTGTGGAGTGCTCCATGGAGTACTGCCGGATCCTCTACGATGTGTACCCACTGCACAAACTG attaaTTATATTGTGAGTGATTCCGAGTTCCACATCTTGAATAGCTGGAGGCAGGAAGACCAAAGCACTCATGAG CTCATGTCGGCTCTTGCAGCTGTCGGGCCACCGAACCCACGCGAGGATCCCGAGTGTTGCAGCATCCTGCATGGCCTGGTTGCTGCGGTGGAGTCGTTGAGCAAGATCACAGAGTTGCAGCACGAGAGGCGCACCAGCATGATGGACACAGCTGAGAGAGTTGCAAATAGGGGTCGTATTATCTGCTTAACCAATGCTAAAAG TGATACTCATGTGCGGATGTTGGAAGACTGCATCCAAGAGACGATTTTAGACCAAAACAAGCTGGCAGCAGGTTCAGACAG GCTGATGGTCATCCAGCAGTGTGACCTGATCTTAGTTCACATCCACCCACAGGGTGAGGACACGCTGGTGTCTGACCGACCGAAGAAAGAG ATCTCCCCTCTGCTCACCAGCGAGGTTCACTGCGTTCGTGCCGGGCGCCACCTTTCCACCAAACTCAACATTCTTGTCCAGCAGAACTTTGACTTGGCCTCCACCACCATAACAAACATCCCAATGAAG CCCACATTAAATGTTTGCGAACAG GAGGAGCAGCACGCCAACACATCGGCCAATTATGACGTCGAGCTCCTGCATCACCGAGACGCTCACCTGGAGTTCTTCAAAAGTG gAGACTTGCATATGGCCGGCACCAGCACCCGAGAAAACGGACTGAAAGAGACAATCACACTGAAATGGTGCACTCCGCGAACCAACAGCATAG AGCTGCATTACTGTACGGGAGCTTACCGCATCTCCCCCACAGACGTAAACAGTCGTCCCTCGTCATGTTTAACAAACTTTCTCCTCAACG GTCGATCGGTGCTGCTGGAGCAGCCGAGGAagtcggggtcaaaggtcatcagcCACATGCTCAGCAGCCACGGAGGCGAGATCTTCCTGCACGTGCTCAACAGCAACCGCTCCACGCTGGAGGACCCgccctccatcagcgagggctgTGGAGGCCGAGTGACCGACTACCGTATCACT GATTTCGGTGAATTTATGAGGGAGAACCGGCTCACTCACGTTTCAGAGTCTTCCCATAATCCTTCGgggaagctgccagttgagagGGCCAAGTCTCAGCTGGAACGCCACACTCGATACTGGCCAATGATCATCTCCCAGACGACCATCTTCAACATGCAGGCA GTGGTTCCTTTAGCTAACCTGATAGTGAAAGAGACTTTGTCTGAGGAGGATGTTCTGACCTGCCAGAAGACAGTTTACAACCTGGTGGACATGGAGAGGAAGAACGACCCTCTCCCTATTTCCACCGTGGGATCCAGAGGCAAAGGCCCAAAGAG AGATGAACAGTATCGTATAATGTGGAACGAGCTTGAGACGTTAGTGAAAACTCACTCCGGCGCCACTGACAGACACCAGCGGGTTCTGGACTGCATCATTGCCTGTCGCAGCAAAcctcctgaggaggaggagaggaagaagagagggaggaagagggaggataGGGAAGACAAGACAGAGAAGAACGGCAGCAAGGACACGGATGACAAAAGCTGGCAGGAGTCCGAGAG ACTTAAAGGTTTGCTAGATAAAGAAGAGCAAGAGTCGGAGGTGATCAAGGATTCCCCGGACTCTCCGGAGCCGCTCAACAAGAAGCCGCGCCTCTGCACGGAGGAGGTTCAGCCTCCGGAGAGAGCAAAAG GTCCGGTGTCGCTCCTTACCATGTGGAGCAATCGCATCACCGTCGCCAATTCCAGGAAGCACCAAGAGTTTGTCGGAAGAGTGAGCTCCGTCAACAACAAGTTTGAGTTGTACCAGCAGCTCAAAGACGAAAATGG GATGGATGTCCATGAAAACGGCAAGGCCTCTAGATGA